TTTAATTACCGCGATTCCATTAGGGTTATGGCGGCGATCGCCTAAAGCTTCTTTAGTTTGCGCTGCATCCACCGCTTGATAATATTCCTGATTGAGGGAATAGTTCTCACCAGGCTGACGCGGCATCACCCCATTGGCGACCAAACCCAACACATGCTGGCGCGATCGGGTCAGGGTATCTTTGGCGGCGGCAAAACTATCAATCTCAGTTAGGCCAGGGCGTACCAATAGCACCACCCCATCGGTTTTCTTACCCAAAACCGTAGTATCAGCAGCAACGGTTACTGGTGGCGTATCTAATAACACCAGGTCATAGTTTCTTGCGGCCACGCTGAGCAAAGAATTCATTGGCCTTGAATCCAATAGGGCAGCCGGATTGGTGGGCAGGGTACCAGCGGTGAGTAATTCCAGGCGCGGTTCTACCTGTTGAGTGGTGGTATAGAAATTGGCACTACCAGCCAACACATTACTAAGCCCTTGGGAATTGGGAACTTGCCACAGTTGATGTTGGGTTGGTTTGCGCAAGTCCGCATCGATCAAAAGCACTTTTGCACCCATTTGCGCCGCCGCGATCGCCAGGTTGGCTGTAAATGTAGACTTACCCTCTTTAGCGATCGAGCTAGTAATGGCAATAACTTTTGGTGCTTTGCCAGGTTCAAGGAATTTGAGATTAGTATGTAAAATTCGGAACGTTTCGGCCAAAGTTGATTGGGGCATGTCCCTGGTGATCAATACCGAGCCTTTAGCTAATTTTGCCGACTTGCGCATCATTTGATCATGCTTGGCCACATAACCAAAATCTGGCACAATCCCCAGCAGGCTATAACCAGAAATATCACTGGCCTGCTCAGAGGTTTTGATTGATTTATCGATCGCCGCCAGAATAAAGGTGACTAAGCCAGCAAAAGCAAGTCCCAGGATTGCCCCCAATGAAAGATTTAAAGGAATATTTGGCGCGATCGCATTGGTGGGAATGGTGGCCGGTGAAACAATCCTGGCTCCAGCACTAATCTGACGTAGTTGCGATCGCAGGCTGGTTTGTTGTTGCAACAGATGATCGTAATTGACACGAGCTAAGGTTAAATCCCGCTCTAGTTGCGATTGTTGTTGTTCTATTTTGGGTAAACTATCAATCCGTTTTTGGTAGTCTTGATGCAGTTTGGAGAGTGCTTCCAACCGACTGCGCAGGCCATACTTGCTAGTTTCCAAGTTAGCCAGATTACTAATTAATTGAGCCTGGGTATCAGAAATACGCAGGTTTTGAGTAGTCAGATTCTCAAGCAAATCCTCTCCCACTCGACCTTGCAACACCACCTGCAAAGCTTCCCGTTGGGCGCGCAGATCGATGATCGAAGGATGCTCCGCACCATAGCGAGTGCTTTCCAGGGCGATCTGCTGTTCGATCGCTTGGAGTTCTTCGAGTAACTGCTGCGCCGAGGGCGAACTCCAGGCCACACTCAAACCCGCATCCATCCCCAATGATTGCTGTAATTGCTTGGATCTTGCACCCACCTCAGCCAGTTCTGCCTGCAAGCCGAGCATTTGCGCTTCAATCTCTTTGATCGCCTTAACCGTAGTAACTTTCTCGATTTCCAGGTCAACCAATCGATAGTTTTCTTTAAACTGGCGCAGCTTAATTTCCGCACTTTCCAGGGCACTTTTGCTGGTGGGTAGTTGTCTCTCTACAAATTGCAGGAGTGATTTTGCTTCCAGGCTCTTGGTTTCAAGGTCTGAGGCAATGTAAATTTTAGAGACCGTATTGACAATACTGGCGGCACGTTTGGGATCTGGATCGTGGTAGGAAATCTCCAGGATTTCGCTGTCGGGTAGATTCGTTACTTGCAGGTTTGCTAAGAAAGACTCGATCGATTGCTCTGCCTCCAGCTCATTCTCGGTTGCAGTTTGATTAAGTACCCCTACTACTTCTTTAGCGATCGCATTGGACTTAATTACGGCTGCTTCATTGGCAAGCCGATCGCCAGGGGGAATGGTCGAGATGGCAGTATCGGTTGGCAAAGGAGGCAAACCTTCACTGGAAGCAATATTATCTTGGTTAGGGTTAGGAATCGATGCTGTTGTTGTGGGTGCAGCTACCGATCCAGTTGTTGATTCAATTGTCGATTCAATTAGAACCTGACCCTTCGCTTCATAAATAGGTTGAATCCTGACTGTAACAAGAGCCGCACCGCCAAAAATGATTCCAAATGCTACAAGTGCTGGAAATTTATGTTGCCTGAGCGCTACCCAGCCGCGATTTAGTTTATTCATGCTAAGTTCTGCCAGTATTGCTCACTACTTACATGGTTTCGATCAGCGCAAAGCTGCGATCGTTTTTGAATTAGATGAATTAGATTGAAGTAATAAAACTTTAATCCAGTAATCCAGGGAGTAAAGTAATTAGGTCAACAGCTAAATATCTACAAAGCACCGGAATAGCATAGGTAAGCAAATATCGAGAAATCACTCAATTGTGATCAGGTCTGATTGCAGCTTAACCCTAAAACACCCCGTAACTAATCAGCTAAAAACCAACCATTAACAATTCTACTAATTCAAAAAGCCTTATGTGAGCCATACAGATTGGTAAGATATCCCCATTCAAATACCCAATCAGTTAACATCAAAACAAACTTCTCTTGAGTATGTCAATCAGCATAATGTCGTAGATGAAATACCAAAATAATAATAATTAATATTAGTGATTATTGAAAGCAGAATCGATCGCATCTATGCATATTGGCCAAACGATCGCCAATCAATCGCCAATTAATCAACTTAACAAAAATTCATAATCACTCATGCTGTTGGTGGATGACAACTACCATTGAGTTCACACCCAAAAAAGCCAAAACCATAATCAGAGGCTAATCTAGCCATTGAGTCATTCTCTTGAAACATTGTGCCAAAACCCTTGAAACCGCTCATTTTTCCCTAAGATCCAGCCTGAGTATTCAGAACTAGTCGCCGATCGCCTAAAAAGTATATAACAATAATAAATAAGGCCATAAATTATGAGTACAATTGGCTTAATGCATCTAATTAGCCTAATTTAATTAGCTATGATTAGTTAAGCTAACTAGGTATGTATCAATTTATATATCAGGGTATTTGAGGCGTTTGGTGAACGACGCTGAGGCATATAATAACGACATTTTCTTGCAATAATTATGCCAATAGTTATTAACTTTGATGGAACTGTCTGTTTTTGTCTGCCGTCAGCTATTTAGGTTAGGTAAATTAACAAAATAGTTGAGATGCAAACACAAAACTTGTCGAACAACCCTGGATCTTTATCCCATGACTTCCCACATCTGATCATTCATGCCGAAGACGGCGATCAGTTGTTTCCGCTTTCCAATGCCGACTTTTGGACGATTGGTCGCGGTTTCAATAATTCGATCGTGCTCAATGATAAGTGGTCGTCGCGCAACCATGCCAC
The sequence above is a segment of the Pseudanabaena sp. PCC 7367 genome. Coding sequences within it:
- a CDS encoding GumC family protein; its protein translation is MNKLNRGWVALRQHKFPALVAFGIIFGGAALVTVRIQPIYEAKGQVLIESTIESTTGSVAAPTTTASIPNPNQDNIASSEGLPPLPTDTAISTIPPGDRLANEAAVIKSNAIAKEVVGVLNQTATENELEAEQSIESFLANLQVTNLPDSEILEISYHDPDPKRAASIVNTVSKIYIASDLETKSLEAKSLLQFVERQLPTSKSALESAEIKLRQFKENYRLVDLEIEKVTTVKAIKEIEAQMLGLQAELAEVGARSKQLQQSLGMDAGLSVAWSSPSAQQLLEELQAIEQQIALESTRYGAEHPSIIDLRAQREALQVVLQGRVGEDLLENLTTQNLRISDTQAQLISNLANLETSKYGLRSRLEALSKLHQDYQKRIDSLPKIEQQQSQLERDLTLARVNYDHLLQQQTSLRSQLRQISAGARIVSPATIPTNAIAPNIPLNLSLGAILGLAFAGLVTFILAAIDKSIKTSEQASDISGYSLLGIVPDFGYVAKHDQMMRKSAKLAKGSVLITRDMPQSTLAETFRILHTNLKFLEPGKAPKVIAITSSIAKEGKSTFTANLAIAAAQMGAKVLLIDADLRKPTQHQLWQVPNSQGLSNVLAGSANFYTTTQQVEPRLELLTAGTLPTNPAALLDSRPMNSLLSVAARNYDLVLLDTPPVTVAADTTVLGKKTDGVVLLVRPGLTEIDSFAAAKDTLTRSRQHVLGLVANGVMPRQPGENYSLNQEYYQAVDAAQTKEALGDRRHNPNGIAVIKPANLTTGKITNSDNNPNSSNSSNRLNNRTPIARIKQNPNQPNNFKPLINDQATGNDLETGNYLTYLNDQNLDDQNLDDQNLDDQNLDDRNPEADQDLHNEHDFTESNLKSDPPKQVDCDGELEIDQVADLNLDISDEFDAELDALESFLEQRSPHLSPEPDQQEQPNHSLKLATSAQSLEDLENDPAIDNVPIQQTIVVESSVVSPILPREIKPVKPISNPYGLDNFTDLEDLEIDQAVEITYVPELSNDLDELELETQPQESLEPHRDRRSDQSESRRQALDNESELGQNLQIQNQNSQKNTEADRGDSASKSISKSISNKWFLDRTRKLN